The genomic segment GGTGAACGGCAGTACCAGGCTCCCAGGGAAGTACTGGATGAACGGCAGGACCAGGCTCCCAGGGAAGTACTGGGTGAACGGCAGTACCAGGCTCCCAGGGAAGTACTGGGTGAACGGCAGTACCAGGCTCCCAGGGAAGTACTGGGTGAACGGCAGTACCAGGCTCCCAGGGAAGTACTGGGTGAACGGCAGTACCAGGCTCCCAGGGAAGTACTGGGTGAACGGCAGTACCAGGCTCTCAGGGAAGTACTGGGTGAACGGCAGTACCAGGCTCCCAGGGAAGTACTGGGTGAACGGCAGTACCAGGCTCCCAGGGAAGTACTGGATGAACGGCAGTACCAGGCTCCCAGGGAAGTACTGGGTGAACGGCAGTACCAGGCTCCCAGGGAAGTACTAGGTGAACGGCAGTACCAGGCTCCCAGGGAAGTACTGGGTGAACGGCAGTACCAGGCTCCCAGGGAAGTACTGGATGAACGGCAGTACCAGGCTCCCAGGGAAGTACTGGGTGAACGGCAGTACCAGGCTCCCAGGGAAGTACTGGGTGAACGGCAGTACCAGGCTCCCAGGGAAGTACTGGGTGAACGGCAGTACCAGGCTCCCAGGGAAGTACTGGGTGAACGGCAGTACCAGGCTCCCAGGGAAGTACTGGGTGAACGGCAGTACCAGGCTCCCAGGGAAGTACTGGGTGAACGGCAGTACCAGGCTCCCAGGGAAGTACtgggaaataaacatggaacAGGAAATATTATCAATATTTCCTGTTAAAAGATTATTACAGCAAAAATATTATTTTACTGTAATAATATAATTGCAAAATAGATTATTACAGCACATTTAAATGTGCCATTCGATACGATGTTAGGATGAGGCCTGCTCTCATCTCTATCCACACTCTTCCTCATCTCCCGTCACGATG from the Procambarus clarkii isolate CNS0578487 chromosome 69, FALCON_Pclarkii_2.0, whole genome shotgun sequence genome contains:
- the LOC123772268 gene encoding uncharacterized protein, with product MNGPGREVLGERQYQAPREVLGERQYQAPREVLGERQYQAPREVLGERQYQAPREVLDERQDQAPREVLGERQYQAPREVLGERQYQAPREVLGERQYQAPREVLGERQYQAPREVLGERQYQALREVLGERQYQAPREVLGERQYQAPREVLDERQYQAPREVLGERQYQAPREVLGERQYQAPREVLGERQYQAPREVLDERQYQAPREVLGERQYQAPREVLGERQYQAPREVLGERQYQAPREVLGERQYQAPREVLGERQYQAPREVLGERQYQAPREVLGNKHGTGNIINISC